A DNA window from Pirellulales bacterium contains the following coding sequences:
- a CDS encoding glycosyltransferase family 39 protein has product MMCWTWEAWADVIIDFGRELYIPWRLVEGEVLYRDLAHFNGPLSPYVNALWFRSFGTSLRVLSLANLTILALLLALLYSLVARMGSRTSAFLASMTFVLVFAFSELGYNLNYVCPYSHEMTHGLLLSLVAILFVRRFADDGRLANAGLSGLCVGAVFLTKPEIFLAVFPATAIGLAMILWLQRPAWQNVFALGGTFAAAVLAPPLLSLCLLSLAMPLSEALAGTLGGFRWIFSSEITALPFYRRLRGTYDLQTTAYRFFVIGIGYALLMGLPAVLGLLWRKREKARLPAALSIFAIAVALLWRFQWHLPWAYAFLPLPLLALAAIGSLVTRFVRSRTVAERCQLVAPISFATFSLLLMAKVFLAARVDNYGFVLAAPGMFLAVAFLWDWLPRAIDARDGTGLPLRAGVLAALVMANVAMLQAQKIALDLRTVRVGSGSDAIWWNARGQEVNRVLHQIERQLPLDGTFAVAPEGIMLNYLTRRRNPTHHISYMPLEMLLFGEEQMISGFAQGPPDAVLVVNRDLAFYDLKPFGEGYALQLRDWLVDHYQPVDSAPVEPGMFHITFLKLRKAAAAATAPGNVGDENVIGP; this is encoded by the coding sequence ATGATGTGCTGGACTTGGGAGGCATGGGCCGACGTGATCATCGACTTTGGCCGCGAGCTGTACATTCCCTGGCGCCTGGTCGAAGGTGAGGTACTGTATCGCGATCTGGCGCACTTCAACGGTCCCCTATCCCCGTACGTGAACGCCCTGTGGTTTCGATCGTTTGGCACCAGCTTGCGCGTCCTCTCGTTGGCAAATCTGACGATTCTGGCTCTGTTGCTCGCGCTGCTGTACTCACTGGTGGCGCGGATGGGCAGCCGCACGTCTGCGTTCCTGGCGTCAATGACGTTCGTGCTGGTCTTTGCGTTTTCCGAGCTGGGCTACAACTTGAACTACGTGTGTCCCTACTCGCATGAAATGACGCATGGGCTGCTGCTGTCGCTAGTGGCGATTCTGTTCGTCCGCAGATTTGCCGACGACGGTCGGCTAGCGAATGCCGGATTATCGGGGCTGTGCGTCGGCGCGGTATTCCTTACCAAGCCAGAGATATTCTTAGCCGTGTTCCCGGCCACTGCGATCGGTCTTGCCATGATCTTGTGGTTGCAGCGACCAGCCTGGCAAAACGTATTCGCGCTCGGGGGCACCTTTGCCGCTGCCGTTCTGGCACCCCCCCTGCTGTCGTTGTGTTTGTTGTCATTGGCGATGCCGCTCTCCGAGGCGCTCGCCGGCACTCTGGGCGGATTCCGGTGGATCTTTTCGTCCGAAATCACAGCTTTACCGTTTTATCGCCGGTTGCGCGGCACCTACGACTTGCAGACAACTGCTTATCGATTCTTCGTTATCGGGATCGGCTACGCGCTGCTCATGGGCTTGCCCGCTGTGCTGGGTCTGTTGTGGCGTAAACGGGAAAAGGCACGTTTGCCGGCGGCGCTGTCCATTTTTGCAATCGCGGTTGCCTTGCTATGGCGCTTTCAGTGGCACTTGCCGTGGGCATATGCATTTCTGCCCCTACCGCTCCTGGCGCTAGCCGCGATAGGGAGCCTGGTTACTCGCTTCGTACGATCACGCACCGTGGCCGAACGCTGCCAGCTTGTCGCTCCCATTTCGTTTGCCACCTTCTCGCTGCTCTTGATGGCAAAGGTGTTTTTGGCGGCACGGGTTGATAACTACGGCTTCGTTCTTGCAGCCCCAGGCATGTTTCTGGCCGTCGCATTTCTGTGGGATTGGCTGCCGCGTGCCATCGATGCTCGCGATGGTACAGGCTTGCCGCTGCGCGCCGGGGTGCTGGCCGCCCTGGTGATGGCCAATGTGGCGATGCTGCAAGCCCAGAAGATCGCCCTCGATTTGCGGACCGTTCGCGTCGGCTCGGGCAGTGACGCGATTTGGTGGAACGCGCGCGGCCAGGAAGTGAATCGTGTGCTGCACCAAATCGAGCGCCAGTTACCGCTCGACGGTACATTCGCGGTCGCGCCGGAGGGGATCATGTTGAACTACTTGACACGGCGAAGAAACCCGACGCACCACATTTCCTACATGCCGCTGGAAATGCTGCTATTCGGCGAAGAGCAAATGATCTCCGGTTTTGCGCAGGGCCCGCCCGATGCTGTGCTGGTGGTCAACCGGGACCTGGCGTTTTACGACCTGAAGCCCTTCGGCGAGGGTTATGCGTTGCAACTAAGGGATTGGCTGGTCGATCACTACCAACCGGTGGATTCCGCGCCGGTCGAGCCCGGCATGTTTCACATTACGTTTCTGAAGTTGCGCAAAGCCGCGGCCGCCGCGACTGCGCCGGGCAATGTGGGGGATGAAAACGTGATCGGCCCGTGA